A window of Ipomoea triloba cultivar NCNSP0323 chromosome 2, ASM357664v1 contains these coding sequences:
- the LOC116005778 gene encoding uncharacterized protein LOC116005778 yields the protein MASATPLPDDQQVVPSSTSQDWHSSGSIRPFFAVISVLTLLAILSCVLGRICRNRRRQLSSSTPPPLDCVKQKGCHGWMRRWWLVDGGNEVVPGAGDKAPAQDEEGKAHQEGV from the coding sequence ATGGCGAGCGCAACACCTTTACCAGATGATCAACAAGTGGTGCCGTCGTCTACTTCTCAAGACTGGCACTCTTCGGGCTCAATTCGTCCATTCTTTGCAGTCATCTCAGTGCTCACGCTTCTGGCTATTCTCTCCTGTGTTCTCGGAAGAATTTGCCGCAACCGGAGGAGGCAGCTGTCGTCGTCGACGCCGCCTCCGCTGGACTGCGTTAAGCAGAAGGGCTGCCATGGGTGGATGCGCCGGTGGTGGCTCGTGGACGGTGGAAATGAGGTGGTTCCCGGCGCCGGTGATAAGGCTCCTGCCCAAGATGAAGAAGGTAAGGCTCATCAAGAAGGGGTTTGA